One genomic region from Aliarcobacter cryaerophilus ATCC 43158 encodes:
- a CDS encoding NFACT RNA binding domain-containing protein — MQYNILKKIVDYLSENGQNIKFIKRVDNNIIIIEFNNKNIIYFDLNKSNAKIFKSKEQISLKKDFNAPFDVVLQKKFTNSKIESIGIYNNDKIINIKVNSSSSYKKENLILQLEFTGKYTNVIILDENRTILEALRHIDEYSSFRVVKVGVKLEEIPKKDFVPKDYEIENIEDYLYQVYEEQVKENLENIKKQKISNIDRNIKKLEKILYSLPKKEDLEKESEDTYTKANLILANLHTIKAYQKELKIEDYNGKLIIIELENMKNPTIFTNDLFKKAKKFKQKAINITIEENNLKDKLDFLKKLRLNLQNASSIDECEFLSPKKEKNQIKTKKAQNCESFFFEGFKIMLGANERENIYLLENSKASDFWFHLKDRPSCHVIVQNSKKELPQNIIEKAAILCAKFSVDFGGNYEVDFTQRRNVKIQHGANVLYNPYSTILVKV, encoded by the coding sequence TTGCAATACAATATTTTAAAAAAAATTGTTGATTATCTAAGTGAAAATGGACAAAATATAAAGTTTATAAAAAGAGTTGATAACAATATAATTATAATTGAATTTAATAATAAAAATATTATCTACTTTGATTTAAATAAATCAAATGCAAAAATATTTAAATCAAAAGAACAAATATCTTTAAAAAAAGATTTTAATGCTCCTTTTGATGTGGTGCTTCAAAAAAAGTTTACAAATTCAAAAATCGAGAGTATTGGGATTTATAATAACGATAAAATTATAAATATAAAGGTAAATTCAAGTTCATCTTATAAAAAGGAGAATTTGATTTTACAGCTCGAATTTACTGGAAAATATACAAATGTTATAATTTTAGATGAAAATAGAACTATTTTGGAAGCTTTAAGACATATTGATGAATATTCATCTTTTAGAGTTGTAAAAGTTGGAGTAAAACTTGAAGAAATTCCAAAAAAAGATTTTGTACCAAAAGATTATGAAATAGAAAATATAGAAGATTATTTATATCAAGTTTATGAAGAACAAGTTAAAGAGAATTTAGAAAATATTAAAAAACAGAAGATTTCAAATATTGATAGAAATATTAAAAAATTAGAAAAAATTCTATACTCTTTACCAAAAAAAGAGGATTTAGAAAAAGAGTCAGAAGATACATATACAAAAGCAAATCTAATTTTAGCAAATTTGCATACTATAAAAGCTTATCAAAAAGAGTTAAAAATTGAAGATTATAATGGTAAATTAATAATTATAGAGCTTGAGAATATGAAAAATCCAACTATTTTTACAAATGATTTATTTAAAAAAGCAAAAAAATTTAAACAAAAAGCTATTAATATAACTATTGAAGAGAATAACTTAAAAGATAAATTAGATTTCTTAAAAAAATTAAGATTAAATCTTCAAAATGCAAGTTCGATTGATGAGTGTGAATTTTTATCTCCAAAAAAAGAGAAAAATCAGATAAAAACAAAAAAAGCTCAAAATTGTGAGAGTTTCTTTTTTGAAGGTTTTAAAATAATGTTGGGTGCTAATGAGCGAGAAAATATCTATTTGCTTGAAAATTCAAAAGCTAGTGATTTCTGGTTTCATCTAAAAGATAGACCATCTTGTCATGTTATTGTACAAAATAGTAAAAAAGAATTACCACAAAATATAATAGAAAAAGCAGCAATTTTATGTGCAAAGTTTAGTGTAGATTTTGGTGGTAATTACGAAGTTGATTTTACTCAAAGAAGAAATGTCAAAATTCAACATGGAGCAAATGTACTTTATAATCCTTATAGTACTATTTTAGTTAAAGTTTAA
- the infC gene encoding translation initiation factor IF-3, which translates to MNEDISAKELRCTSDSGENYGIIPTAQALAIADEAGLDLVLIAADAIPPVAKIMDYSKFKYQQEKKKKEAKKNQKIVVVKEIKLSVKIAENDINYKVKHAIEFLEEGNHVKFRVFLKGREMANPEAGVEVLRRVWAMIEDIAIMDKDPKLEGRYVNLLVTPKKD; encoded by the coding sequence ATGAATGAGGATATTAGTGCAAAAGAGTTAAGATGTACAAGTGATAGTGGTGAAAATTATGGAATTATTCCTACTGCTCAGGCTCTTGCCATTGCAGATGAAGCTGGACTTGATTTAGTTCTTATAGCAGCAGATGCTATTCCTCCTGTTGCAAAGATTATGGACTACAGTAAATTCAAATATCAACAAGAGAAAAAGAAAAAAGAGGCAAAGAAAAACCAGAAAATAGTAGTTGTTAAAGAGATAAAGCTATCTGTAAAAATTGCTGAAAATGATATAAACTATAAAGTAAAACATGCAATTGAGTTTTTAGAAGAAGGAAATCATGTAAAGTTCAGAGTTTTCCTAAAAGGTAGAGAGATGGCAAACCCTGAAGCTGGTGTTGAAGTTTTAAGAAGAGTTTGGGCTATGATTGAAGATATAGCAATTATGGACAAAGATCCAAAACTAGAAGGTAGATATGTAAATCTTCTTGTAACTCCTAAAAAAGATTAG
- a CDS encoding NAD(P)/FAD-dependent oxidoreductase: MKNDEMKKALEIVDSELKKAGISRRDAFKLAGLGGAAFLAGGTNSQAATIAKASEAKGKILIIGGGLAGISTAARLSNTLSEPDITIIEPNPKSVSYQAGTTLLASGIYSSKDELVYETKDFLPKGVTLIKDKAVDFNPEANKVTLASGDILDYDFMIVAAGVVLDFGSIKGLEAIGETYTNGDASKILKVFGNNGITSVYNIDSAEDMWKQTQSFIEKAKSGEKLKAVFTAPNTAVKCGGAPKKVIYLLNSRLNEANIRGNVDLTYYDNSDKLFSVKEYADAIEKQFIARDIKWNFNHNLIEVDISKKIAIFNKHWEEKGEYDKDLEEHEIVKKNQKVEIPFDFLHITPPQKAPDEIGKSEIGSERGWVPVHKETLQHVKYNNIFALGDIAAVPMGKTGGTVRKQYKVLVDNLISVMEGKEPTQYFGGYTVCPLITDIGKVMLAEFDWTAKPTPSFPLDPTQERWIWWLMKVYMLKPMTMHGMLSGKA, translated from the coding sequence ATGAAAAATGATGAGATGAAAAAAGCATTAGAAATAGTTGATAGTGAACTAAAAAAAGCTGGAATTTCAAGAAGAGATGCTTTTAAGCTTGCAGGTCTTGGTGGAGCTGCTTTTTTAGCTGGAGGAACGAATTCTCAAGCTGCAACTATTGCAAAAGCTAGTGAAGCAAAAGGAAAAATATTAATTATTGGTGGAGGATTAGCTGGTATTTCCACAGCAGCTAGATTATCAAACACTTTAAGTGAACCTGACATAACAATAATTGAGCCAAATCCAAAATCTGTATCATATCAAGCTGGAACTACTTTGTTAGCAAGTGGAATTTACTCTTCAAAAGATGAGCTAGTTTATGAGACAAAAGATTTTTTACCAAAGGGAGTAACTTTAATTAAGGATAAAGCAGTAGATTTTAATCCTGAAGCAAATAAAGTTACTTTGGCTTCTGGAGATATTTTAGATTATGATTTTATGATAGTTGCAGCTGGAGTTGTTCTAGATTTTGGTTCTATAAAAGGTCTTGAAGCAATAGGAGAAACATATACAAATGGAGATGCTTCTAAAATTCTAAAAGTTTTTGGTAATAATGGAATAACATCTGTTTATAATATTGATAGTGCTGAAGATATGTGGAAACAAACTCAATCTTTTATAGAAAAAGCAAAATCAGGTGAAAAATTAAAAGCCGTTTTTACAGCTCCAAATACAGCGGTAAAATGTGGTGGAGCACCAAAAAAAGTTATTTATTTGCTAAATTCAAGACTTAATGAAGCGAATATTAGGGGAAATGTTGATTTAACATATTATGATAATAGTGACAAGCTTTTTAGTGTAAAAGAGTATGCAGATGCAATTGAAAAACAATTTATTGCAAGAGATATTAAGTGGAATTTTAATCATAATTTAATTGAAGTTGATATTTCAAAAAAAATAGCAATATTTAATAAACACTGGGAAGAAAAAGGTGAATATGATAAAGATTTAGAAGAACACGAAATTGTTAAGAAGAATCAAAAAGTTGAAATACCTTTTGACTTTTTACATATAACACCACCACAAAAAGCACCAGATGAGATTGGAAAATCTGAAATAGGATCAGAAAGAGGCTGGGTTCCTGTGCACAAAGAAACACTACAACATGTAAAATATAACAATATTTTTGCTCTAGGAGATATCGCAGCTGTTCCTATGGGAAAAACTGGTGGAACTGTGAGAAAACAATATAAAGTATTAGTTGATAACTTGATTTCAGTTATGGAAGGAAAAGAACCAACGCAATATTTTGGTGGATATACAGTTTGTCCACTTATTACAGATATAGGTAAAGTAATGCTAGCAGAATTTGATTGGACAGCAAAACCAACTCCATCATTTCCTTTGGATCCAACTCAAGAGAGATGGATTTGGTGGTTAATGAAAGTTTATATGTTAAAACCTATGACTATGCATGGAATGTTAAGCGGAAAAGCATAA
- the mobA gene encoding molybdenum cofactor guanylyltransferase MobA yields MNINPFEIPCVILSGGKSSRMGEDKSLLSFSSSNSLIEFQYKRLKPYFKDIFISSKIDKFDFLDDKTKLILDINQDIYSPILALQTILEKFDKVFIITVDTPFVKLETIEKLINSSNNFEITIAQTLEKTHNLCGVFSKNINTIISFMIKDDIHKINYLVKNSKYQIINFNNEDEFLNINDRKEYEKALNIIK; encoded by the coding sequence ATGAATATAAATCCATTTGAAATACCATGTGTTATTTTAAGTGGAGGGAAAAGTTCAAGAATGGGAGAAGATAAATCTCTTCTTTCTTTTTCTTCTTCAAACTCTTTAATAGAGTTTCAATACAAAAGATTAAAACCTTATTTCAAAGATATTTTTATCTCTTCAAAAATAGATAAATTTGATTTTTTGGATGATAAAACAAAACTGATTTTAGATATAAATCAAGATATCTACTCTCCAATTCTAGCTTTGCAAACAATATTAGAAAAGTTTGATAAAGTTTTTATAATAACAGTTGATACACCTTTTGTAAAACTAGAAACAATAGAAAAACTAATAAACTCTTCAAATAACTTTGAGATAACTATTGCACAAACACTAGAAAAAACTCACAATCTTTGCGGAGTATTCTCAAAAAATATAAATACTATTATAAGTTTTATGATAAAAGATGATATTCATAAAATAAATTATTTAGTAAAAAACTCAAAATATCAAATTATAAATTTTAATAATGAAGATGAATTTTTAAATATAAATGATAGAAAAGAGTATGAAAAAGCTCTTAATATTATAAAATAA
- the leuC gene encoding 3-isopropylmalate dehydratase large subunit, producing the protein MGQTITEKIFSEHVGKQVFAGEIVRSPIDMVIGNDITTPISIKAFEDGGFEKLANPDGFAIVLDHFIPAKDIASANQAKISRDFAMKYNLKNFFDEKDMGIEHALLPEKGLVLPGDVIIGADSHTCTHGALGAFSTGMGSTDISFGMITGGNWFKVPESIKVIFKGKPSQYVTGKDLILEIIRILGVDGALYKALEFTGDTIKYLSMDDRFSLCNMAIEAGAKNGIVAYDDITKEFLDTVSKNNNGLRAEPKIHYSDVDATYCQVIEIDVEKLEPVIAYPFLPSNGHSVSQAVSDNIRVDQVFIGSCTNGRLSDFKVAAEILKDKKVARHVRLILTPGTQKILRDATKAGYIDTLVDAGAVVSNPTCGACLGGYMGILGDGEVCISTTNRNFVGRMGSRSSKIYLANSAVAAASAISGYITDPRSL; encoded by the coding sequence ATGGGTCAAACAATAACAGAAAAGATATTTAGTGAGCATGTAGGAAAACAAGTTTTTGCTGGAGAGATTGTAAGAAGTCCAATTGATATGGTAATTGGAAATGATATTACAACTCCAATTTCAATAAAAGCTTTTGAAGATGGTGGTTTTGAAAAATTAGCTAATCCAGATGGATTTGCAATAGTTTTAGATCATTTTATTCCTGCAAAAGATATTGCAAGTGCAAATCAGGCAAAAATTTCAAGAGATTTTGCAATGAAATACAATCTTAAAAACTTTTTTGATGAAAAAGATATGGGAATAGAACATGCACTTTTACCTGAAAAAGGTTTAGTACTTCCAGGTGATGTTATTATTGGAGCAGATTCACATACATGTACTCATGGTGCTTTAGGAGCATTTTCTACAGGAATGGGAAGTACAGATATATCTTTTGGAATGATTACAGGTGGAAACTGGTTTAAAGTTCCTGAGTCAATCAAAGTTATATTTAAAGGTAAACCTTCACAATATGTAACAGGGAAAGATTTAATCTTAGAGATTATTAGAATTTTAGGTGTTGATGGAGCTTTATATAAAGCTTTAGAATTTACAGGTGATACAATTAAATATTTAAGTATGGATGATAGATTCTCTTTATGTAACATGGCTATTGAAGCAGGTGCAAAAAATGGAATTGTTGCATATGATGATATTACAAAAGAGTTTTTAGATACAGTTTCTAAAAATAACAATGGATTAAGAGCTGAACCAAAAATCCACTATAGCGATGTTGATGCAACTTATTGTCAAGTAATTGAGATTGATGTTGAAAAACTTGAACCAGTAATTGCATATCCATTTTTACCATCAAATGGACATAGTGTTTCTCAAGCTGTGAGTGATAATATAAGAGTTGATCAAGTATTTATTGGAAGCTGTACAAATGGAAGATTAAGTGATTTTAAAGTTGCTGCTGAGATTTTAAAAGATAAAAAAGTTGCACGACATGTAAGACTTATTTTAACTCCAGGAACACAAAAAATATTAAGAGATGCAACAAAAGCTGGATACATTGACACTTTAGTTGATGCAGGAGCAGTTGTATCAAATCCAACTTGTGGAGCATGTTTAGGTGGATATATGGGAATTTTAGGAGATGGAGAAGTATGTATCTCTACAACTAATAGAAACTTTGTTGGAAGAATGGGTTCACGAAGCTCAAAAATATATCTAGCAAATAGTGCTGTTGCAGCTGCAAGTGCAATTTCTGGATATATTACAGATCCTAGAAGTTTATAA
- a CDS encoding complement resistance protein TraT, translated as MKKIRNFTLSIVLASTLFSGCATTELQTNVRMSQSVFIDPVKKELRTVFISSKNTSGQPINLEKSLSNELQAKGYKVVDDPDEATYILMVNVLYCDRKQENNVAGAALGAGAVGAGVSGYNHGGAGQAIGVGLGAAVIGGLIGKATEDTIYQMQVDILIKERSKGSVLTQNSTVAAQANVRDSKKSGFVNSFGGDVRNTDATGQINSNIANDKTQYYEEERKEYKTVMLAEATKMNLTLQEATPILEKQIANQISGLF; from the coding sequence ATGAAAAAAATTAGAAATTTTACACTAAGTATAGTTTTAGCTTCAACACTATTTAGTGGATGTGCAACGACAGAGTTACAAACTAATGTAAGAATGTCTCAAAGTGTATTTATTGACCCAGTTAAAAAAGAGTTAAGAACAGTATTTATATCTAGTAAAAATACTAGCGGACAGCCAATAAATCTTGAGAAAAGTTTATCAAACGAACTTCAAGCAAAAGGTTATAAAGTAGTAGATGACCCAGATGAAGCTACATATATTTTGATGGTAAATGTACTTTATTGTGATAGAAAGCAAGAAAATAATGTAGCTGGAGCTGCTTTGGGAGCAGGAGCTGTTGGAGCAGGTGTTTCTGGATATAACCATGGTGGAGCAGGACAAGCTATTGGAGTTGGATTAGGAGCTGCTGTAATTGGTGGACTTATTGGTAAAGCAACAGAAGATACTATTTATCAAATGCAAGTTGATATATTAATAAAAGAGAGATCAAAAGGCTCAGTGTTGACTCAAAATTCAACAGTAGCTGCTCAAGCAAATGTAAGAGATAGTAAAAAATCAGGATTTGTAAATAGTTTTGGTGGAGATGTTAGAAATACAGATGCTACTGGACAGATTAATTCAAATATTGCCAATGATAAAACTCAATATTATGAAGAAGAGAGAAAAGAGTATAAAACAGTAATGTTAGCAGAAGCTACAAAGATGAATTTAACTTTACAAGAAGCAACACCAATTTTAGAAAAACAGATTGCAAATCAAATCTCTGGATTATTCTAA
- a CDS encoding rhodanese-like domain-containing protein produces the protein MKKLLVFFSVFFLFLYANAEEIADLKEPSSEVKELMKKHKLKEVDFDYVKKMIGVGNRGSVEAILIDARPQVKYQRGTIPSSLNIADTDFEAGYKQIADISKDKEIIVFCGGYACTKSAIVADLLIKKGHKNVKVYNAGEPEWSKKDYLEVDTLVVRAYFENNSALLVDARPNVKYLQETIIGSISIPDTNFDKLVGRFPIDKDEKIVVFCAGYECEKSNIVADKLYKLGYKNVVVYAGGLPEWKKQSLPTTASSKKVDVVKKEQKLEFSKNGAKLGKDDGSIDGEWLKALITENKVPEYIQIVNVLSEKEFKKGNIKGSINIEADKLSAKEIVSKLPKNKTIIFNCSAGARSIDAWMKLKKDGIDMSEIFYFDANINCKDNNCKIEVNEPLE, from the coding sequence ATGAAAAAGTTATTAGTTTTTTTCTCAGTTTTTTTCCTATTTCTTTATGCAAATGCAGAAGAAATAGCCGATTTAAAAGAACCTTCAAGTGAAGTAAAAGAGCTTATGAAAAAACATAAGTTAAAAGAGGTTGATTTTGATTATGTGAAAAAAATGATTGGAGTTGGTAATAGAGGTTCTGTAGAAGCAATTTTAATTGATGCAAGACCTCAAGTTAAATATCAAAGAGGAACTATTCCTTCAAGTTTGAATATTGCAGATACTGATTTTGAAGCTGGTTATAAACAAATAGCTGATATATCAAAGGATAAAGAAATTATAGTATTTTGTGGTGGTTATGCTTGCACAAAAAGTGCTATAGTTGCAGATTTATTGATTAAAAAAGGTCATAAGAATGTTAAAGTTTATAATGCTGGTGAGCCTGAATGGTCTAAAAAAGATTATTTAGAAGTTGATACATTAGTTGTTAGAGCTTATTTTGAAAATAATAGTGCATTATTAGTAGATGCAAGACCAAACGTTAAATATTTACAAGAGACTATTATAGGAAGCATTTCAATTCCTGATACAAATTTTGATAAATTAGTAGGAAGATTTCCTATTGATAAAGATGAAAAAATTGTAGTTTTTTGTGCAGGATATGAGTGTGAAAAATCAAATATAGTTGCAGATAAACTTTATAAACTAGGATATAAAAATGTTGTTGTTTATGCAGGAGGTCTTCCTGAATGGAAAAAGCAATCTCTTCCAACAACAGCTAGTTCAAAAAAAGTTGATGTAGTAAAAAAAGAACAAAAACTAGAATTTAGTAAAAATGGTGCAAAACTTGGAAAAGATGATGGAAGCATTGATGGTGAGTGGTTAAAAGCTCTTATTACTGAGAATAAAGTTCCAGAATATATACAAATCGTAAATGTATTATCAGAAAAAGAGTTTAAAAAGGGAAATATTAAGGGTTCTATTAATATTGAAGCCGATAAGCTTTCAGCAAAAGAGATTGTTTCAAAATTACCTAAAAATAAAACTATCATTTTTAATTGTAGTGCAGGAGCTAGATCTATTGACGCTTGGATGAAACTTAAAAAAGATGGTATTGATATGAGTGAGATTTTTTATTTTGATGCAAATATAAATTGTAAAGATAATAATTGTAAAATTGAAGTAAATGAGCCTTTAGAATAA
- the rpmI gene encoding 50S ribosomal protein L35 has translation MPKMKSVKGAVKRFKVKKNGTIKRGSAFRSHILTKKTQKRKRNLRGPQTVHSTNVSGILSTLCLA, from the coding sequence ATGCCAAAGATGAAAAGCGTTAAAGGTGCTGTTAAAAGATTTAAAGTAAAGAAAAATGGAACTATCAAAAGAGGTTCTGCTTTTAGAAGCCACATTTTAACTAAAAAAACGCAAAAAAGAAAAAGAAATTTGAGAGGACCACAAACTGTACATAGTACAAATGTTTCTGGAATTCTTTCAACTTTATGTTTAGCGTAA
- a CDS encoding cytochrome C, whose translation MKLLKILAASTLALAIASTSAFADVQKGQKAFIKFLKEPCGMDGAKFALKHTQEEWRKIKADGTAEAEIIKICPNVKSGDIKESLLEHVMDFSIEFASDSGNVPSC comes from the coding sequence ATGAAACTATTAAAGATATTAGCAGCTTCAACTTTAGCCTTAGCTATTGCTTCAACTTCAGCTTTTGCGGATGTGCAAAAAGGACAAAAAGCATTTATTAAATTCCTAAAAGAACCTTGTGGGATGGATGGAGCAAAATTTGCTTTAAAACATACGCAAGAGGAGTGGAGAAAAATAAAAGCAGATGGAACAGCTGAAGCTGAGATTATAAAAATTTGTCCAAATGTAAAATCTGGAGATATAAAAGAGAGTTTACTTGAGCATGTTATGGATTTCTCTATTGAGTTTGCAAGTGATTCAGGAAATGTTCCTTCTTGCTAA
- the thrS gene encoding threonine--tRNA ligase translates to MEQIGLLYDGQIYDLQTAEALNIKGDIIKADDSKESLEILRHSCAHMMAQAIKELYPEAKFFVGPVVKEGFYYDFKVESKISDEDLPAIEKKMKEIADRKLPITRHETTKEEFYEKFKNDELKQAVLKNIKDDTLTIYKQGDFEDLCRGPHLPNTRMIRSFKLTRVAGAYLGGDEKNEMITRIYGIAFFDKQALFDYTKMIEEAKKRDHRKLGTELELFTFNDDVGAGLPMWLPNGARLRSKLEHLLYKAHRVRGYEPVRGPEILKAEMWKISGHYANYKENMYFTTIDEQEYGIKPMNCVGHIQIFKNSLVSYKDLPKKLFEYGVVHRHEMSGAMHGLFRVREFTQDDSHIFCTQDQIKEVIFEVLEFVDSLLKMFDFKYEIEVSTKPEKAIGDDIFWEKTTAGIMDALNEKNIEYGIDEGGGAFYGPKIDIKILDAIGRKWQCGTVQVDMNLPSRFNAEFINDKGEKEQPVMIHRAILGSFERFIGILTEHCAGEFPFVIAPTQVIFVPIADSHIEYAKELQRDLVEDGIDSKIFSMNESLNKRIRMAEKERVPMIVVIGDEEVANKSIALRNRRTREQSNLSKQDFIDLLNKINKESRI, encoded by the coding sequence TTGGAACAAATTGGTTTATTATATGATGGTCAAATTTATGACCTTCAGACTGCGGAAGCTTTAAATATCAAAGGAGATATTATAAAAGCCGATGACTCAAAAGAGTCTTTAGAGATTTTAAGACACTCATGCGCTCATATGATGGCTCAAGCTATCAAAGAACTTTATCCTGAAGCAAAATTCTTTGTTGGACCTGTTGTAAAAGAAGGTTTTTATTATGACTTTAAAGTAGAAAGTAAAATCTCAGATGAAGATTTACCAGCTATTGAAAAGAAAATGAAAGAAATTGCAGATAGAAAACTACCTATTACTAGACATGAAACTACAAAAGAAGAGTTTTACGAAAAATTCAAAAATGATGAATTAAAACAAGCTGTTCTAAAAAACATTAAAGATGACACTTTAACAATTTACAAACAAGGTGATTTTGAAGACTTATGTAGAGGTCCTCACTTACCAAATACAAGAATGATTCGAAGTTTTAAACTAACAAGAGTTGCTGGTGCATATCTTGGTGGTGATGAAAAAAATGAGATGATTACTAGAATTTATGGTATTGCATTTTTTGATAAACAAGCTTTATTTGATTATACAAAAATGATTGAAGAAGCTAAAAAAAGAGACCATAGAAAACTTGGAACTGAACTTGAACTTTTCACATTTAATGATGATGTTGGTGCTGGTCTTCCTATGTGGTTGCCAAATGGTGCAAGATTAAGAAGTAAACTTGAACATCTTTTATATAAAGCTCACAGAGTAAGAGGATATGAACCAGTTCGAGGACCTGAAATCTTAAAAGCGGAAATGTGGAAAATCTCAGGACATTATGCAAACTATAAAGAAAATATGTATTTTACTACTATTGATGAGCAAGAGTATGGAATTAAACCAATGAACTGCGTTGGGCATATTCAAATATTTAAAAATAGTTTAGTTTCATATAAAGATTTACCAAAAAAACTTTTTGAATATGGGGTTGTTCATAGACATGAAATGTCAGGAGCAATGCATGGATTATTTAGAGTTAGAGAATTTACTCAAGATGATTCACATATATTTTGTACACAAGACCAAATAAAAGAAGTGATATTTGAAGTATTAGAGTTTGTTGATTCACTTCTTAAAATGTTTGATTTTAAATATGAAATTGAAGTTTCTACAAAACCTGAAAAAGCAATTGGTGATGATATTTTCTGGGAAAAAACAACTGCTGGAATTATGGATGCTTTAAATGAAAAAAATATTGAATATGGAATTGATGAAGGTGGTGGAGCATTTTATGGTCCAAAAATCGACATTAAAATCCTAGATGCAATAGGTAGAAAATGGCAATGTGGAACAGTTCAAGTAGATATGAATTTGCCATCAAGATTTAATGCTGAATTTATCAATGACAAAGGTGAAAAAGAACAACCAGTTATGATTCACAGAGCAATTCTAGGTTCATTTGAGAGATTTATTGGAATTTTAACTGAACATTGTGCTGGTGAATTTCCATTTGTTATTGCACCAACTCAAGTTATTTTTGTTCCAATTGCTGATTCTCATATTGAATATGCAAAAGAGTTACAAAGAGATTTAGTAGAAGATGGTATCGATTCTAAAATATTTAGTATGAACGAAAGTTTAAATAAAAGAATTAGAATGGCAGAAAAAGAGAGAGTTCCAATGATAGTTGTAATTGGAGATGAAGAGGTTGCTAATAAATCTATTGCTTTAAGAAATAGAAGAACAAGAGAACAATCAAATTTAAGTAAGCAAGATTTTATTGACTTACTAAACAAAATAAACAAGGAGAGTAGAATTTGA
- the rplT gene encoding 50S ribosomal protein L20, which produces MPRVKTGVVRRRRHKKVLKLARGFFGGRRKHFRKAKEQLERSLVYAYRDRRQKKRDIRKLWIIRINAACRLNDINYSRFINGLRLSGIELDRKILANLAMNDSAAFASLVVSAKAALK; this is translated from the coding sequence ATGCCAAGAGTAAAAACTGGTGTTGTAAGAAGAAGAAGACACAAAAAAGTATTAAAACTAGCTAGAGGATTCTTTGGTGGAAGAAGAAAACACTTTAGAAAAGCTAAAGAACAATTAGAAAGAAGTCTTGTTTATGCTTACAGAGATAGAAGACAGAAAAAAAGAGATATTAGAAAACTATGGATTATTAGAATCAATGCAGCTTGTAGATTAAATGATATTAACTACTCAAGATTCATAAATGGTTTAAGATTATCAGGTATTGAGCTTGATAGAAAAATCTTAGCAAACCTTGCTATGAATGATTCTGCTGCATTTGCATCTTTAGTAGTATCTGCTAAAGCAGCACTTAAATAA
- a CDS encoding phosphatidate cytidylyltransferase — translation MFKILGNLSTRVKTALVLFVLFLIIAYIDSYFLFWLVFGVVLMVAVREAKMLYGLEDKSIYIYVLLLWLAVYFYPMPVDLIFIVAIGYASQLAYKRKLDKKMILPLLYPTASFVFLISLYSEFGVMVLFWLLIIVAATDTGAYFAGKTFGRTPFCETSPNKTLEGVVGGMIFAIIMGVFTSINEVGILGAIIVSAIVSLSSVFGDLYESYLKREAGVKDSGNVLPGHGGVLDRVDGYLFGAIVMLVLLRIII, via the coding sequence ATGTTTAAAATACTTGGAAATTTATCAACAAGAGTAAAAACTGCTCTTGTTTTGTTTGTGCTTTTTTTGATTATTGCATATATAGACTCATATTTTCTATTTTGGCTAGTATTTGGAGTTGTTCTTATGGTTGCAGTACGTGAAGCAAAAATGCTATATGGTTTAGAAGATAAAAGTATATATATCTATGTTTTATTACTTTGGTTAGCTGTATATTTCTATCCAATGCCTGTTGATTTAATATTCATTGTCGCAATTGGTTATGCTTCACAACTAGCATATAAAAGAAAACTTGATAAAAAGATGATTTTACCACTTCTTTATCCAACTGCATCATTTGTTTTTTTAATCTCTTTATACAGTGAATTTGGCGTAATGGTACTATTTTGGTTACTAATAATCGTTGCAGCTACTGATACAGGTGCTTATTTTGCTGGAAAAACTTTTGGAAGAACTCCATTTTGTGAAACAAGTCCAAACAAAACTTTAGAGGGTGTTGTTGGTGGTATGATTTTTGCTATTATCATGGGAGTATTTACTTCAATAAATGAAGTTGGGATTTTAGGAGCTATTATAGTTTCAGCTATCGTATCATTATCTTCAGTTTTTGGAGATTTATATGAAAGTTATTTAAAAAGAGAAGCTGGAGTAAAAGATAGTGGAAATGTTTTACCAGGACACGGTGGAGTTTTAGATAGAGTTGATGGGTATTTGTTTGGAGCAATAGTTATGCTAGTTTTATTAAGGATAATTATTTGA